A single window of Eucalyptus grandis isolate ANBG69807.140 chromosome 1, ASM1654582v1, whole genome shotgun sequence DNA harbors:
- the LOC104441748 gene encoding probable xyloglucan endotransglucosylase/hydrolase protein 16, translated as MTSPSTRLCVCLLHLAAISALASAGNFYKDFDITWGDHRAQILNGCQELTLSLDQASGSGFKSKNEYLFGRIDMEIKLVEGNSAGTVNAYYLSSQGPTHDEIDFEFLGNLSGNPYTLHTNVFSQGKGNREQQFHLWFDPTKAFHTYSIVWNTRRIIFLVDNSPIRVFNNLESIGVPFPSNQPMRIYSSLWNADDWATMGGRVKTDWTKAPFTASFRNFNANACVVSSGSSSCGSKSTNNLQTSAWQEQSLNAAGRNRLRWVQQKYMIYNYCSDSKRFPQGLPPECKRSRFL; from the exons ATGACGTCGCCCTCGACGAGGCTCTGCGTCTGTTTGCTCCATCTGGCCGCGATCTCCGCCCTCGCCTCTGCCGGCAACTTCTACAAGGACTTCGACATCACCTGGGGCGACCACCGTGCCCAGATACTCAACGGCTGCCAAGAGCTCACGCTCTCTCTCGACCAGGCCTCTGGGTCCGGTTTCAAGTCCAAGAACGAGTACCTCTTCGGAAGGATCGACATGGAGATCAAGCTCGTAGAAGGCAACTCGGCCGGCACGGTCAACGCATACTAC TTGTCCTCTCAAGGCCCGACGCACGACGAGATCGACTTCGAGTTCCTCGGCAATCTCTCCGGGAACCCCTACACGCTCCACACCAACGTGTTCTCGCAGGGTAAAGGGAACAGAGAACAGCAATTTCACCTCTGGTTCGATCCCACCAAGGCATTTCACACCTACTCGATCGTCTGGAACACTCGACGCATCAT ATTCTTGGTGGACAACAGTCCCATAAGAGTGTTCAACAACTTGGAGTCGATCGGCGTGCCTTTCCCAAGCAACCAACCCATGAGGATTTACTCTAGCCTCTGGAACGCTGATGACTGGGCGACGATGGGCGGCCGCGTCAAGACTGACTGGACCAAAGCTCCTTTCACCGCGTCTTTCAGGAACTTCAACGCCAACGCTTGCGTGGTCTCGTCCGGGTCTTCCTCCTGTGGCTCGAAGTCCACCAATAACTTGCAGACAAGCGCGTGGCAGGAGCAATCCCTCAACGCGGCTGGCAGGAACAGGCTCCGTTGGGTGCAGCAGAAGTACATGATCTATAACTACTGCAGCGACTCTAAACGGTTCCCTCAGGGTCTACCGCCAGAGTGCAAGAGATCGAGGTTCCTCTGA
- the LOC104441732 gene encoding xyloglucan endotransglucosylase/hydrolase 2, whose translation MKVLVAVSLVMSSLVMVGAQAGYFYRDFDLTWGGERAKISQGGQLLTLSLDKYSGSGFQSKNEYLFGRIDLQLKLVPGNSAGTVTTYYLSSQGPAHDEIDFEFLGNLSGNPYTVHTNVFTQGKGNREQQFYLWFDPTKAFHTYSILWNPQRILFLVDNVPIREFVNKESMGVPFPNKQAMRIYSSLWNADDWATMGGRVKTDWTQAPFTASYRNFNANACAWSAGKSSCASTTTTSSTTSSSDVWRTQALDANGRQRLKWVQKKFMIYNYCTDLKRFPQGLPPECKK comes from the exons ATGAAGGTTTTAGTAGCGGTCTCTCTGGTCATGAGCTCTCTCGTGATGGTGGGGGCTCAAGCCGGTTATTTCTACCGGGACTTCGACCTCACCTGGGGCGGCGAGCGAGCCAAGATATCTCAAGGTGGCCAGcttctcaccctctctctcgacAAGTACTCAGGCTCCGGGTTTCAGTCCAAGAACGAGTACCTCTTTGGCCGCATCGACCTGCAACTCAAGCTCGTCCCCGGCAATTCTGCTGGCACCGTCACCACCTACTAT TTATCTTCTCAAGGGCCGGCGCATGACGAAATCGACTTCGAGTTCCTGGGGAATCTGTCAGGCAACCCCTACACTGTGCACACCAACGTATTCACTCAGGGCAAAGGCAATCGCGAGCAGCAGTTTTATCTCTGGTTCGACCCAACCAAGGCCTTCCACACCTACTCCATCCTCTGGAACCCTCAACGCATCCT TTTCTTGGTGGACAACGTGCCTATAAGAGAATTCGTCAACAAGGAATCGATGGGTGTCCCGTTCCCCAACAAACAGGCCATGAGGATTTACTCGAGCCTGTGGAACGCAGATGACTGGGCCACCATGGGGGGGCGCGTCAAAACCGACTGGACTCAAGCTCCTTTCACTGCTTCCTACCGCAACTTCAATGCCAACGCCTGTGCATGGTCGGCCGGGAAGTCGTCCTGTGCTTCCACGACCACCACCAGCTCGACCACTTCCAGCAGCGATGTGTGGCGGACTCAGGCGCTGGATGCCAACGGAAGGCAGAGGCTCAAGTGGGTGCAGAAGAAGTTCATGATCTATAACTACTGCACCGACCTAAAGCGCTTCCCTCAGGGCCTCCCTCCCGAATGCAAGAAATGA
- the LOC104441762 gene encoding nucleolin-like: MAEASNGKVEENTLKEVAETGDERKDGAVEENGEHNYKAEVQSARGVSVIDGNSGEAMGTRREKEAKDSSSSSSSSSSSDDEEEDDGEKDEKEEKVIPLAEVEEIAVAQTDAAVSVEHVVAVEAAAEVPEKVDAAAVEEEEETEAQIPSGETANGVVLAAGDEETAPVAVDESDVAVPVAAAAAEERAKEELVLAAEEEENARDSLPAAADAAPKERGEDSSLVQPPADAPAISKGGVAAEDGADEGEIPESTGSPPIISVSRRTVSPTSWRSCCGLFDVLRRSDR; encoded by the exons ATGGCGGAGGCTTCTAACGGGAAAGTGGAGGAGAATACCCTGAAGGAGGTTGCGGAAACAGGGGACGAGAGAAAGGACGGTGCTGTTGAGGAAAACGGCGAGCACAACTACAAAGCCGAGGTCCAGTCGGCGAGAGGAGTATCGGTCATCGATGGGAATTCTGGGGAAGCGATGGGGACTCGGCGCGAGAAGGAAGCGAAGGACTCGAGCtcgagcagcagcagcagcagcagctcggacgacgaagaagaagacgacggtgAGAAAGACGAGAAGGAGGAAAAGGTCATTCCTTTGGCGGAGGTAGAAGAGATTGCCGTCGCCCAAACCGACGCTGCTGTTTCCGTCGAGCATGTCGTCGCGGTGGAAGCAGCGGCTGAGGTTCCCGAGAAAGTTGACGCTGCCGCcgtggaagaggaggaggaaacgGAAGCGCAGATTCCGTCTGGCGAGACTGCTAACGGAGTCGTGCTGGCGGCAGGAGACGAGGAGACGGCGCCGGTAGCTGTGGATGAGAGCGACGTGGCGGttccggtggcggcggcggcggcggaagagAGGGCGAAAGAGGAGCTTGTGTTGGcagcagaggaagaagagaacgCGAGAGATTCGTTGCCGGCCGCTGCCGATGCGGCGCCGAAGGAACGTGGTGAGGATTCCTCACTGGTTCAGCCGCCAGCGGATGCTCCGGCCATCTCCAAGGGCGGTGTCGCGGCGGAGGACGGCGCCGACGAGGGAGAGATCCCCGAAAGCACCGGAAGCCCG CCAATAATATCGGTGAGTCGACGCACCGTGTCACCAACGTCTTGGAGGAGTTGCTGCGGATTGTTTGATGTCTTGCGACGGTCTGATAGGTGA
- the LOC104441806 gene encoding transcription factor PAR1 yields MEMAPRSTATSSDQEPDVGAPKNRSLSCGEHREKVGSLARAKSMKQRDLKKKSRRKRKQSAAAANGDDGWLEDHDSKAEVERKIVALQRIVPGGADLGVDKLFEETAGYILALQGQLKAMRALTNFFEGLEREKRKLGG; encoded by the coding sequence ATGGAGATGGCTCCACGCAGCACGGCCACGTCCTCGGATCAAGAGCCCGACGTGGGTGCTCCCAAGAACCGATCTTTGAGCTGCGGCGAGCACCGCGAGAAGGTGGGGTCCCTCGCGAGGGCCAAGTCGATGAAGCAGAGggacttgaagaagaagtcgCGGCGGAAGCGGAAGCAGAGCGCGGCGGCTGCGAACGGGGACGATGGCTGGCTCGAGGACCACGACAGTAAGGCCGAAGTGGAGAGGAAGATCGTGGCGTTGCAGAGGATCGTGCCCGGCGGGGCGGACTTAGGGGTCGACAAGCTGTTCGAAGAGACGGCCGGGTACATCTTGGCCTTGCAGGGCCAGCTCAAAGCCATGAGAGCCCTCACCAACTTCTTTGAAGGGCTagagagggagaagaggaaACTTGGAGGATGA
- the LOC104441782 gene encoding peroxisomal and mitochondrial division factor 2, translating to MADEAIVNGVRDPEVENPRPATDQADSEVNDLTMKLKLLELEKFNLLRENDETKERVRELMAEIETLRSGEGQMKARLEEMGREVELAEDGKRAMGSIVARAADLEIEVSRLQHDMISVMSDADEANKEVVELRSAAEEKGRRVEGLEREVEGLRNTRAESDIKVRELERKIGALEVRESEARSEKVRAEVELREKVEEKEEEISGLKEKIGDLEARIAKVGSELQSSDKEKMGAEDALKKSEEMAKKMESKLVELQRQLEQAEKEISGLKDKVAETINGRREIVDAIEDKGPKLQWPVMAAGSTGAIVVAAAVAYVCYSRRRS from the coding sequence ATGGCGGATGAGGCGATTGTCAATGGCGTCCGCGATCCGGAGGTGGAGAATCCGCGCCCTGCTACGGATCAGGCTGATTCTGAGGTAAATGACCTGACCATGAAACTGAAGTTGCTAGAGCTTGAGAAATTCAATCTGTTGCGCGAGAACGATGAGACCAAGGAGAGGGTCCGGGAGCTGATGGCAGAGATTGAAACGCTGAGGAGCGGTGAGGGCCAGATGAAGGCGAGGCTTGAGGAAATGGGGAGGGAGGTCGAGTTGGCCGAGGATGGGAAGAGGGCGATGGGGTCCATTGTTGCGAGGGCCGcggatttggaaattgaggtgTCTAGGTTGCAGCATGACATGATTTCGGTGATGAGTGATGCTGATGAGGCCAACAAGGAGGTGGTGGAATTGAGGAGTGCAGCGGAAGAGAAAGGCCGGAGAGTTGAGGGCTTGGAGAGAGAGGTGGAGGGTTTGAGGAATACTAGGGCAGAGAGCGATATTAAAGTGAGGGAATTGGAGAGGAAGATTGGGGCATTGGAAGTCAGGGAGAGTGAGGCGAGGAGTGAGAAAGTGAGGGCTGAGGTGGAATTGAGAGAGAAGGttgaggagaaggaggaggagattagTGGGTTGAAGGAGAAGATTGGGGATTTGGAGGCAAGGATCGCGAAGGTCGGGTCTGAGCTGCAGAGCTCGGACAAAGAGAAGATGGGTGCGGAGGATGCATTGAAGAAATCTGAGGAGATGGCAAAGAAGATGGAGTCGAAGCTGGTTGAATTGCAGAGGCAGTTGGAACAGGCAGAGAAGGAGATCAGTGGATTGAAAGACAAGGTGGCTGAGACCATCAATGGGAGGAGAGAGATCGTCGACGCAATCGAAGACAAAGGGCCGAAACTGCAATGGCCAGTCATGGCAGCAGGGTCCACGGGAGCCATTGTTGTGGCAGCTGCTGTGGCCTATGTTTGCTACAGTAGGCGCCGAAGCTAG
- the LOC104431817 gene encoding xyloglucan endotransglucosylase/hydrolase 2-like: protein MKVVLVVFCLMMSSLMMKGAQAGDFYRDFDLTWGGQRAKISEGGQFLTLSLDKYSGSGFQSKNEYLFGRIDMQLKLVPGNSAGTVTTYYLSSQGPTHDEIDFEFLGNLSGNPYIVHTNVFTQGKGNREQQFYLWFDPTKAFHAYSILWNPQRILFLVDNEPIREFVNRESMGVPFPNKQAMRIYSSLWNADDWATMGGRVKTDWTQAPFTASYRNFNANACAWSAGKSSCASTTSTSSTNSGSNAWQTQALDASGRQRLEWVQKNFMIYNYCTDLKRFPQGLPPECKN, encoded by the exons ATGAAGGTGGTTTTAGTAGTGTTCTGTCTAATGATGAGCTCTCTCATGATGAAGGGGGCTCAAGCCGGTGATTTCTACCGGGACTTCGACCTCACCTGGGGCGGCCAGCGAGCCAAGATATCTGAAGGTGGTCAGtttctcaccctctctctcgacAAGTATTCTGGCTCCGGGTTTCAGTCCAAGAATGAGTACCTCTTTGGCCGCATCGACATGCAACTCAAGCTCGTCCCTGGCAATTCCGCTGGCACCGTCACCACCTACTAT TTGTCTTCTCAAGGGCCGACGCATGACGAGATTGACTTCGAGTTCCTTGGGAATCTGTCAGGCAACCCCTACATCGTGCACACCAACGTATTCACTCAGGGCAAAGGCAACCGCGAGCAGCAGTTTTATCTCTGGTTCGACCCAACCAAGGCCTTCCACGCCTACTCCATCCTCTGGAACCCTCAACGCATCCT TTTCTTGGTGGACAATGAGCCTATAAGAGAATTCGTCAACAGGGAATCGATGGGTGTCCCGTTCCCCAACAAACAGGCCATGAGGATTTACTCAAGCCTCTGGAACGCAGATGACTGGGCCACCATGGGCGGGCGCGTCAAAACGGACTGGACTCAAGCTCCTTTCACCGCTTCCTACCGCAACTTCAACGCCAATGCCTGTGCATGGTCAGCTGGGAAGTCGTCCTGTGCTTCCACGACCTCCACCAGCTCGACCAATTCCGGCAGCAACGCGTGGCAGACTCAGGCGCTGGATGCCAGCGGAAGGCAGAGGCTCGAGTGGGTGCAGAAGAACTTCATGATCTATAACTACTGCACCGACTTGAAGCGCTTCCCTCAGGGCCTTCCCCCCGAATGCAAGAATTGA
- the LOC104441739 gene encoding xyloglucan endotransglucosylase/hydrolase protein 22, whose product MPDMSSPRLFPIVLLSLFLCLVSATAGNFYQDIDVLFGDWRTQILQGGELITLSLDKASGAGFRSKNEYLYGRFDMRMKLVGGDSAGTVTTFYMSSQGPTHNEIDLEFLGNSSGDPYVVHTNVILQGKGGKEQEFYLWFDPTKDFHLYSIVWNPKNIILLVDEVPIRVYRNWGTKGVRYPSDQPMKMYATLWDAEDWATQGGRVKTDWSKAPFIASYKGYNASACVWPSSSSNCPSSSPTPGNEWQSQTLGVKGRNMLRWVQKKYMIYNYCTDFKRYPRRLPRECRKSRFL is encoded by the exons ATGCCAGATATGTCTTCCCCGAGGCTTTTCCCGATTGTTTTACTTTCTCTGTTCCTTTGTCTCGTATCTGCCACGGCCGGGAATTTCTATCAAGACATCGATGTCCTCTTCGGGGATTGGCGCACCCAAATTCTTCAGGGAGGCGAGCTGATCACGCTCTCTCTCGATAAGGCTTCCGGGGCGGGATTCAGATCCAAGAACGAATATCTGTACGGAAGATTCGACATGAGGATGAAATTAGTCGGGGGAGATTCCGCTGGCACGGTCACCACATTTTAT ATGTCTTCTCAAGGACCAACCCACAACGAGATCGATTTGGAGTTTCTGGGCAATTCATCAGGAGATCCGTATGTTGTCCATACGAACGTAATCCTGCAAGGGAAAGGAGGCAAGGAACAAGAGTTCTATCTTTGGTTCGATCCCACAAAGGACTTCCATTTGTACTCAATCGTGTGGAACCCTAAGAACATCAT ACTTTTGGTGGATGAAGTTCCAATTAGGGTCTACAGGAACTGGGGAACGAAGGGAGTGCGATACCCATCCGACCAGCCGATGAAGATGTACGCGACCTTATGGGACGCCGAAGATTGGGCCACACAAGGCGGACGAGTGAAGACTGACTGGTCGAAGGCTCCGTTCATCGCCTCTTACAAGGGCTACAACGCAAGTGCCTGTGTCTGGCCGTCCTCGTCCTCGAATTGTCCCTCATCAAGTCCGACACCGGGCAATGAGTGGCAAAGCCAAACGCTCGGCGTTAAGGGCCGGAACATGCTCCGATGGGTACAAAAGAAGTACATGATATACAACTACTGCACAGACTTTAAGCGGTACCCTCGACGCCTTCCTCGGGAATGCAGGAAATCAAGATTTCTATAG